The following are encoded in a window of Dehalobacter sp. 12DCB1 genomic DNA:
- the cbiQ gene encoding cobalt ECF transporter T component CbiQ, with amino-acid sequence MADFTSSLYNMRLMDELACKDTFVHKLHPLIKILTTIAYLFVVVSYDRHEIIGLLPMLFYPVVVFFLAELPIKQVLARLLLIEPFIIAIGILNPFFDSQVIIVGGFAISRGWITFASILLKSLFTITAALILICTTGMDKLAAGLRMLKVPRLFVLQLLLTYRYISVLIEEVSRSIRAYKLRAPQQKGIHPSVWGTLVGQLLLRTIDRAERVYQAMFVRGFTGEYYTGADTWVTLRDVAYFGGWLSFFILARMVNIPLMIGLLISGVIS; translated from the coding sequence ATGGCTGACTTTACAAGTTCGTTGTACAACATGAGGCTCATGGATGAGCTGGCCTGTAAGGACACGTTTGTCCATAAGCTTCATCCGCTGATTAAGATATTGACGACGATCGCATACTTATTCGTCGTGGTCTCCTATGACAGGCATGAAATTATCGGTTTGCTGCCCATGCTTTTCTACCCGGTGGTGGTTTTTTTTCTTGCAGAGCTGCCGATCAAACAGGTGCTGGCAAGATTACTCCTGATCGAACCGTTTATTATTGCAATCGGTATTTTAAACCCGTTTTTTGATTCTCAGGTCATTATCGTGGGTGGATTTGCAATATCCAGAGGGTGGATCACTTTCGCTTCAATCCTGCTGAAAAGTCTCTTCACGATCACAGCTGCTCTGATTCTCATTTGTACGACAGGAATGGATAAACTTGCCGCCGGTTTGCGTATGCTGAAGGTTCCACGGCTTTTTGTTTTGCAGCTGCTGCTGACATACAGGTATATTTCCGTCTTGATCGAAGAAGTATCCAGAAGCATAAGGGCATATAAGCTTCGAGCCCCCCAGCAAAAAGGCATTCACCCCAGTGTTTGGGGAACACTCGTTGGCCAGCTGCTCCTGCGGACGATTGACAGGGCCGAGAGAGTGTATCAGGCAATGTTTGTACGCGGTTTTACAGGGGAATACTATACAGGAGCCGACACATGGGTAACCTTAAGGGATGTCGCCTATTTCGGCGGCTGGCTGTCGTTTTTTATTTTAGCAAGAATGGTTAATATTCCATTAATGATTGGTCTATTAATATCAGGAGTGATAAGTTAA
- a CDS encoding ABC transporter ATP-binding protein — protein MSHHKLETKTINYVYPDGNKAVKDISFTIHHGESVGIVGANGAGKSTLLMLLMGVLFPSSGEVLVGDIHVTKKTLPLIRQRLGMVFQDPDDQLFMSTVYDDVAFGPRNYRYDEKEVESRVFQALEMVGILHLKDRPPFKLSGGEKRAAAIASVLSMQPDVLIMDEPTASLDPRSRRRVINLLNCFEHTKIITSHDLDMILDISTRVIVIKDGEIAADGAAAEILADEALLDQCGLEVPISLQKCPKCGAVFS, from the coding sequence ATGAGCCATCATAAGTTAGAGACCAAAACAATTAATTATGTTTATCCGGACGGCAACAAGGCGGTTAAGGATATCTCATTCACAATTCACCATGGGGAGTCGGTCGGTATTGTCGGTGCGAACGGTGCAGGAAAATCCACCCTACTCATGTTACTGATGGGTGTTCTTTTTCCGAGCAGCGGAGAGGTGTTGGTCGGCGATATTCACGTTACCAAAAAAACATTGCCGTTAATCCGCCAAAGACTCGGAATGGTTTTCCAGGACCCGGATGACCAACTTTTTATGTCGACGGTCTATGACGATGTGGCCTTTGGTCCCCGGAATTACCGTTATGATGAAAAGGAGGTGGAAAGCAGGGTTTTTCAAGCTTTGGAGATGGTCGGCATCTTACATCTGAAAGACCGTCCGCCTTTTAAACTGTCCGGCGGAGAAAAAAGAGCAGCAGCGATTGCATCTGTTCTTTCTATGCAGCCCGATGTCCTGATTATGGATGAACCGACTGCTTCGCTTGACCCAAGATCGCGCCGTAGAGTCATCAACTTGCTGAATTGTTTCGAACATACCAAAATCATTACGAGCCACGATCTCGATATGATCCTAGATATCAGCACGAGAGTCATCGTGATCAAGGACGGCGAAATTGCTGCCGACGGAGCGGCTGCCGAAATATTGGCAGACGAGGCACTGCTTGACCAATGCGGGCTTGAGGTGCCGATT